In Mauremys reevesii isolate NIE-2019 linkage group 13, ASM1616193v1, whole genome shotgun sequence, the sequence GGTCCTTTGGGGCCCTGGAAAAATCAGAtgctcaaggaatcaattctgaagcacttggaggagaggaaagtgatcaggaacagtcagcatggattcaccaagggcaagtcatgcctgacaaacctaattgccttctatgaggaaataactggctctgtgaatgaggggaaagcagtggatatgttatttcttgactttagcaaagcttttgatatggtctcccacagtattcttgccagcaagctaaaaaagtatgggctggatgaatggactataaggtggatagaaaactggctcaacgggtagtgatcaatggctccatggctAGTTggtagctggtatcaagcggagtgcccgaAGGGTCAGTCTTGGggacagttttgttcaacatcttcattaatgatctggaggatggcgtgggctGCACCCTTGgcaggtttgcagatgacactaaactgggaggagtggtagatacgctggagggtaggggtaggatacagagggacctagacaaattagaggattgggccaaaaaaatctgatgaggttcaacaagcacaagtgcagagttctgcatttaggacagaagaatccaatgcactgctacagactagggaccaaatggctaggcagcagttctgcagaaaaggacctaggggttacagcggATGAGAAGccagatatgagtcaacagtgtgcccttgttgccaagatggCATTTTGGGccgtataagtaggagcattgccagcagatcgagggaagtgatcattcctctctatttgacattggtgaggcctcatctggagcactgtgtccagttttgggccccacactacaagaaggatgtggaaaaattggaaagcatccaggggagggcaacaaaaataattagggggctggagcacatgatttatgaggagaggctgagggaactgggattatttagtctgcagaagagaagaatgaggggggatttgatagctgctttcaactacctgaagtggggttccaaagaggatggatctagactgttttcagtggtaccagatgacagaacaaggagcaatggtctcaagttgcagtgggggaggtttaggttggacattaggaaaaactttttcactaggagggtggagaagcactggaatgggttacctagggaggtggtggaatcttcttccttagaggtttttaagatcaggcttgacaaagccctggctgggatgatttagttggggattggtcctgctttgagcagggggttggactagatgacctcctgaggtcccttccaaccctcataatctatgattctatgatcccacTGCTAATCCATGTCCCAGACAGGGAGGTTGGCCATGGGGCTAGGTTACTGGGCTGGGACCAAAGAAATCTGGGACCAATTCCCAGATCTGCCCAGGATCTCTGTGGACAGGGATATCTATAGATTGAGGATGGTCACCAAAATCCCTTAGGCAGGTTTACAAACAAtctccctgggcctcagtttccctatctgtacaatGTGAAGAATAATTCAGCTTGTGTCAGGACTCTATCTGGATCAGTGAAAGACCCAGAGCAATGGAGCCCCTGATCTCAGTTTCTGCACAGTTCCTGCCATAATAGGGGCTCGGATGTTGGTCTACAACATTCCACCCTCATGCAAATAACAGCTATTTGTtaaaggtgggattttccaacacacccacccacctggGTGGAAATTTCTTCAGAGATGATCACAAAACCTTTTTCAATttccctgggggaaaaaaagtggcaCTTTTAAATTTTCACCTAAATATTACCCAACACTGGGGGGAAAGAATCAGTTTCACCACAATAATTCAGACGGGTTTGAGACGAGGCTTTCTGAGAAAAAAATGACGTTCCTAAAATGTTTGGCGGGTCAGtctgggaccagccctggctcGTCACTGTGGATTGATGGGGAAGAAGCATCCACAAGGGACCTGTCAGTGCCCTTCCAGGTGCTTCCTGTCTTAATCTGGGGTGACTTTGGCCCCAAAGCTGTTAACACCAGCCAGTGTGATTACTGACCCACTCCTGGTGTGTTTGGCACCGATTCTCCACACAGCGAGGTCAGAGCTTTAGATTGACCCTCCGGCCCCATGGGGTGTCCAGTGtggggcagagctgagcagtGGGTAGAGTTCCAGGCACAGGGATCCCCCAAGGAGAGCATCAGCGGGGGTGGGATGAGGTTGTAGAGACTCCCCTTAGGGATGGGGAgctcggccccagcccggcccagaCAGATGATGTGGCTCTTTCTATGAACCTGGTCTCTCCCCAGGTGAGATCATTGGGGGCTGGGAAGCCAAGCCCCACTCGAGACCCTACATGGCCCATCTGGAAATACAACACAGAGGGAAGTCGAATATCTGTGGAGGGGTCCTGGTGTCGGAGAACTTCGTGCTGACGGCCGCTCACTGCAATGGAGAGTAAGCGCCTCTGTGCTGGGGATGTCGGGGCAGGTTGGGTgctagcaggtgatgggggggGCGGGAGCTCTGGCGCCATCATAGGTTGCAGGGAAGAAGCAGTTAGCAGGACAGGCTGGGAGAGCAGAGCCCAGGGGTCTGAGCTGGTCAGGGGGTGTCAGTGTGTCTCTAGGGGCCTCTGCAAACCATGGCCCAGATCCAATGCTgtgtaaatcagtggagctacggccattgacaccagctggggtctggcccaTTGCTCAGatcggggcagggagggagtcacAGCCCCAGGAGAGCTCTgcagggctccgggctgggaggAGCTGGCATAGACCCCGGTCTGGATCtagccgggggtggggaggagctgagaCCCAGGGAGCAGGACTGTGGGGCGTGAAGGAGCTCAGAGGAACAACACAAGGAGTTGATAGAGACACAGGCTGGGACCCAAACACCACTGGGCAGGGTCTTTGTGATGCAGCCAGAGCCTCCTAGAGGGGAAAAGTCCCCTGTGCtatttcccagccctgaagccgAAAGCTGAGTCTGAGATCTCGGCCTGAGAGCCCTGGTTTCCCGGTCCTCCCCATATCACTGTTCATGAGTCGGACCcacatctgcccctccccctcctcacgTACGCTCCTGCCTCTGACACCCCATGTATTGCTCTTGGCTTTTACAGCAAGATCACTGTCACGCTGGGAGCCCATAACATTAGAGAACGGGAACGGAGCCAACAGAAAATCTCCGTGCGCCACCGGATCCCCCACCTGCAGTACAATGACACCACCCTGAACAATGACATCATGCTGCTGCAGGTACCACACCCAtcccatgaccccacccctagtgACCTCTCAGTTATGGGTTTGCATGTTTTTGGGGATTGGGGTGTTTCTCTGTGTCCTTGAGTGTGACCCTCACATTGATCTTCATCGTTCTCGTGTCTCAGCTGGCAGAGAGAGCGAAGCTGAACGGATGGGTGGATACCATCGTCCTGCCCTGCGCCAACGAGAGAGTAAAAGCAGGGACCATGTGCAGCGTTGCCGGCTGGGGCAGAACTAGCACAGAGAGTGAATCAACTTCGGCCAGGCTCCGGGAGGTGAACGTGGTTGTGATGCAGGATGCTGCATGTTCGAGGAATCCTAATGGGCTATATTATCACTATGACTCCTCCACCATGATGTGTGTGGGGGATCCAAAGACGGGCAAAGACTCTTGGAAGGTGAATCTCCTCCTGGCTTCAAGCATCCTTGATAAATTGTTATTATTAATGAGGCTGTTGGTTTTGCAATCAGGGCTACGAGTGGCGGTCAGCGATTAGGCCccactgtgcttggtgctgtacaaatgaaTTGGAAAATATCTGGTTTTCTCTCAGGGGAGGCAGAGACCAGCTCCAGGGGTGGGGGTAGGCGTGTGGGGACTGATACCAGCTGGGCCTTGGGGAAGCCGAGCAGAGACTGGGTGGACATAGGGGGCTGTCACTGAGCTGTGCATCAGCTGGAATGACTCACTGAGCTGTTCTCCATCTGTGGCTTGTTTTATTTCACAGGGCGATTCTGGGGGCCCCCTGGTGTGTGGGAAAATAACCCAGGGCGTCGTCTCCTGGGGgcctcccacccctcccggggTGTACACGAGAGTCTCCACCTTCATCCCCTGGATACGGGCGACGATGAGGAGGCTGCAGCGCTGAGCCAAGCCGGGAATAGCTGCAGGGGCTGGAGCTGCGTCACTTCTGTCCTTTGGTGATGCCCAGATGTAGGGCCTGGTTTGCAGATTGGCTGAGCTCCCCTTTCGCTAGgatagcccccccccccttcgctTCACTCAGGCAGTGCCCAGCCCATGAGCATCAAGGCAGTGAGCCTAGGGGAGTTAGGAACCAGGTTCAAGACCAGCTCCTATCCGCTCCCTTGGCAATCCCAACCCAGACCCTTAAGCTGCATCTTTGTAGGGAAACAGCTGATTTATTTTTCCTGGGGTAATGGACACAAACCAAACCCTGGGACAGACCCAGCAGTTTGTAGCTCTCTGCCATGTCAGCCAGTCGAGTGACCATTTATTGGGGGATCTTCATTGGTACTTGACCTGCTAAAGCCTGTGAAAActgcagcctggcctggcctcaCTGGAGCTATCCCACGGATTAGTTCATCGGGCTGGCCACCCCTCCTTCCAAACACACCTGTTCCCAGCGCTGGCGAGGCCAGTGGGTCAGGAACGCAGAGAAGGCTGCACTGAACTGATTATAGATCAATCCCCGGTGCTGATCACCTCCTTcccaccttccctgccccaccctgccgcGCGGCCTGTTGCATTTCGCTCCCTGCTCCATTGCCAGCAATGAATAAAAAAGTTaccaaaaaaaagtgtttcagGTACTGAACGATCAACTCGAGCTGTGAAatccagagcagctgctgcatctGCCAGGGCCAGGCAGGAATTAACCCCACAGGGGAAGGCTGGGATTGTGGTTAATGCGCTAAGCTGGGACCTAGGACACATCACATTTTTCACTTTGAGTACACGTCCCCACCCCCTTTTGTCCATGTGATCCTTTCTGACTAGCTGGTAATCGTGGATTTTAACCGGTCAGTCATGGGAATCATCCCAGCAGGTTCCAGTCACACCTGCTACACCAAACTGATGCTCCTGGaggagcaattccaattcctcgtGTTTGTTCCCCAGACTCCTCGCACTGGTGCAGAGACAAGTCAAGAATTTCTTCTCTCCATTTAATTGGGGTTCCTGGAttaattttgttcttgttttttccTGAGAGCTCATTTCTTCCCCCTCTTTACCCTCTCCTTGGCCTATTAGTTTAGTCTTCCCTTGACTCCTCTAGCCGGCCTGTTCCCATGGAGATTGGTCCCCCTTCTCCTGAGGTGGAGGCCATCCCAActctgcagccccctctccccatagAAGATAGACTGATGTTCCACAAACTCTCCACCCTCCACACCACCAATATAGAGAGTAATCAGAATCCATCTCAGCGTGTTTTTCAGGCTAATCCAGCCCAGCACATTCACTCTCCTCTCTTTAGTTATGCTCTCCGGTCCCTTCTCTGCATCTGCTCTGGTCTGAATTCCTCTATTCTGCACACTGGTGACCCAAATTGGTTCCCAATGGGAAGCCGGGTTCACAGCAGATCCTGGTTCACCCTGAAGAGTGATGGGAGGTGTTTGCTGAGGTCGTAGCACTGTTCCAGGGCAGCTGGAGTCCGGCATCCTATGCCCCTGGGCAGCCTGCCTTGGGAGCCCCAGAGTTAGGGGCTGTGGCCTGGCTTGGCCCAGATTTGTCTCACTAAGAATCATGTGAGACCTGGCATTTGAGTCTGCTTGCCACAGATTAGCTCCTGTATGGTGGGGCTGAATCAGGTGCAGCCGGGGTGATGCCTCCCCCTCTTGGTGATGAAAGGCCCACAGCCTGGAATGttgcacagctggggccatgtaCAGCTGGATGTATGCAATGCACAGCTGGAGCCCGGCCTACATAGATCTGAGCTcaggcagctctgcagcccatgggacgtccctccacccccatgctGGTCTGTTGGTCAATGTGGCAGATGCTCTCCAGATGAGGTGACACATCAGCCCCCTCATTCACACGAGGGGGAGGGGACGCATCCGAGGCAGGAGATGCAGATGGGGATTTACAAAGAGTGACTTAGTGCAGGCCTGGGCCTATGGATTCCAGGCCTCGGGTGAGATGTATTagcattccctgccccctgagccagccagtcccccagaCCTGAGTCCTGATCAGAGCCAGTGTCCCCCAGACAGGAAAGGCCCCATCTCACATTCCTCATTACCACTGACAGCAGAAGCAGATGCAGCTAGAGTGGCTGAATTCTAGTGATTTGTTTTTCCTACTGCCCTGGTCTGACAGACAGCTCAGACTGCTGGGTTTAACTGCTGAGTGGCTGGGGCTCCCCTCTCCTGATTGACAGAGATCCAGCAGGGAAGGAAACACTCACAGGGATGGGATTTAATAGAATTCTCTGTTGATTCCAGAGGACACAATCTGGCTTGTGAAATTAACAAGTTAAAAGGGCagatggtggggagggaaggggactttaactacccagacatcagCTGGAAAAGTTATACGGCAGGACACAACATTTCCCATAAGTGCCTGGCATGTCTTGGGGACAACGTTTTGtgtcagaaggtggaggaagaaACCAGGGGggcattttagacttgattctgacaaACAAGGAGGAATTGGTTGCAAATATGAAGGCAATTTATGTGAAAGTGATCCCGAAATGATAGAATTCCCAATCCtaacaaaaggaaggagggagagcaATAAAATAAGGACAACGGAGGTCATAAAATCACGCTAACTAGTTCAGAAAATTATAGATGAGCTCCCATGCGAAGAAAATCTAAGGgcaaaaggagttcaggagagctgtcAGTTTCTGAAGAGGACAATATTAGAGGCACAAGTGCAAACTATTCCTATGCAAAGGAAAGACACAAGGAATAGtgagaggccaatatggctccacaGAAGTTCTTTAATGACCTGATAATCAAAGAAGAATCCTAAAAAAAGGGGAAACTTGGaaaaattgctaaggaggagtacaaaagaataggaCTAGCATGTAGGAACACAATCAGagaggctaaggcacaaaatgagtttcaCTTAGCAAAGGACATAAAAGAATTCATTCTTGAAATGcgttaggagcaagagaaagattcAGGAAAGTGAAGGTTCACTACATAGGTGGGAAGGAGAACTaacaatcaaaatgaaaaaaggtGTTTAATGTCGGTTTTGCTTCAgacttcactaaaaaggttaatggtgaacAGATACTCTTCACAATTAATGCtagcaagggggaaggaacacaagccaaaactgGGAGAGAACAGGTTACAGAACATTTAAATaggttagatgtattcaagttaaCAGAACCTGATTAAATTAATCATTGGGTGCATACGGAAGTGGCTGAAGCAATCACGGAATTATTAGGATGTGTCTTTGAGAACCTCTGGAGGACAGGTGAGAGGTCCCAGAggtctggagaagggcaaacatagtacttatctttaaaaagaggaacaaagagaatgcagggaattatagaccggtcagcctaactttgatacctggaaagatactggagcaaattattaaacaatcagtttggaagcgcctagaggataatagggttatgtTACCGAAATATTGGGTCTGCCTAGCGGAGAGCCAATAACaacctgacagggataaggaaagattgctttattctgcagaaaaaaggagagccttgtactcaggtacaaagaactctgctgcacacaagtttcacaaactttttatacactttcagacaaagaccatgccgtgttaacacttcattggtgggtGTCAAACCCCGTGCTTCTGTTATCTGGTCAGGGAAAACTGGTTTGGAgcaagatttctctgctttgaggcagaagagaGAAGATGGTTCAAAAGTTCAGGCTACTGTGTAtgtgaggcttctgcttccccctactgTCCGCTTGTAAGCTATTAAGGGGGGCCACCAGTAACTTTCACAGTTACAAGGAATGGCCAGCAAGAACATATTGTGCCAAATCAACCTAATGTCCTTCTTAATTTGGGATACTgccctagtggatggggggaagcagtagacattaCATAGCTTGAATTTAGGAAGGCTTTTAACACAGTGCCACaagacattctcataagtaaactaGGGAAATTAGCATAAATTGATGGCAGAATGgattgaaagactgtactcaaaaacTATCATTGGATGTGTTTCAAACTGGGAAAATGATTCTAGTGGAGTCCCGCAgcggtcagtcctgggtctggtactttGCAATCTTTTCCTTAATGGCTTGGATGATGAAgtgcagatgacaccaacctGAGAGGGGCTGCAAACACTTTGAAGAACAACATTAGGTTTTGGTCTGGAATCACCAACATGAAATTTAATACAGAcatgtgcaaagtacttcacttaggaaggaaaaatcaaagcacaactacaaaatgaggaacaACAGGCTAGGTGGTAGCACTTCAAAAAGCATCTGAAGGCTATAGTGAATAATACATTGAATATGAGTGAACAATGTGCTGCAGGTGTGAAAAATGTTAATAttattctggagtgtattaagagtagtgtcgtatgtaagacacGGGCGGTAATTGTTCCACACTACTCGACACTGGTGGGGCCTCAgttgaagtactgtgtccagttttgggtgccacactttaggggagatgtagagaaattggagagagtccagaggtgagcaacaaaaatggtcaaAGGTTGAGAAAGCCTGAGCGAagaggaaaggtgaaaaaaaacgGACGTGTTTAGTCCAGAGAAGAGGAGGCTGAGAACAGTCTTACAATATGTGAAGGTCTGTTCTAAAGAGGACAAGGATCAAtggttctccatgtccacagagggtaggacaagaagtgatgggcttagtctgcagcaagggTGACTGAGGTtagttattaggaaaaactttctaaccctAAATGGAGTTAATCTATGGAATAAGATCTCAAGGGAAGCCATGGAAACCCTATCACTGGAAGGGAttaagaccaggttggacaaacacctgtcagggatggtctaggttgacATGCTCCTGCCTCAGAACAGGGGGCTGAACCAggtgacctcatgaggtcccttccagcctgatatttctatgattctattctatgaaatGTCTTCTTGGATGAAATCCTCTGAGCTTCCTTCCCCTCCATTGTCCATTAtctggagcccagctgggcagggagccaggccgATATGAAACATCACACAGAGAAAACAAATCTGGTCTTGAAAAGTTTCTGAGAACCAGGACTAAAAGGAAATGACTCAGCAGATGGGGACTGGAGAAATGacaaatttgcactgtagacttTTAATACCCGGTAGTTGTTCCAGTGTGGGCCAGAGGCGGTGGGGCAGAAGGCATGTGGGGTCAGATGCTCCCCCCCACACCAATTTCCTGCATGGcgtttactgagcatgctcacatggactgagcatgctcagtaacacgtCTGAAGCCGGCTGCCCTCACTCTGTCCCACTATTATTGGTGGGCATAGGTCATCTCTGCCAGTGACTCTCATTCAtgacctgcagcacccccattcccattcctGGACTCAGACCCTCAGAGAGCTCTGCATGTTCTCCCCAATGTCTGGCTCTAAGAACTGTTTCCATTCATGACACGGCTGTGCGTGGGGGTGCACCGTTCACTGTCGAGGGACGGGGAGATGTCCCTGCTCAGATGTTCAGCTTATCAGTCAGGCCACAGGGCTGACAGCctgtgtcagggttccttccccactatGAACTCTGGAGTACATATGTGGGGaaccgcatgaaagaccccccccacatgcttatttttaccagcttaggttaaaaactttcccaaggcaaaAATTCCACCTTGCCctgaacagtatgctgccaccaccaagtgatttagacaaagaatctgggaaaggaccacttggagtcctattccccgaaaatattcccccaagccctgcaccccctttcctggggaaggcttgagaatcatatcctcaccaattggtacaggtgaacacagacccaaacccttggatcttaagaacaatgaaaaatcaatcaggttcttaaaagaagaattttaattaaagaaaaggtaaaagaatcacccctgtaaaatcaggatggtaagtactttacagaataacaaaagattaaaaaacacagaggatttctcctctaggcaaaactttaaagttacaaaaacagggataaacctccctcttagcacagggaaaattcacaagctaaaaccaaagataacctaacacatttctttgctattacttactattcctgcaatattagatgcttagtttggatatggcttagggagatgtattttccatgccctgtttCCTTGTTGACTACGGGAGACACAgacaaaaaaccttcccccagagatttgaaagtatcttctccctttattggtccttttggttaGGTGACACCctggttatctgagcttcttaaccccttacaggtaaaagaggaattaaccctttacagggtaaagaggcattttatgctacccttagctgtatgtttatgacagtgtCTAGGTGCCTTCCCAGAGCATATGGGTTAAGTCAGCACCTGCCAACTCACAGAACCAATATTTGTCTGACTTAGCAGCATCTGTTTGGAACAGTGGAAGGGAGGTTCAATACATCCTCCATATGATTTCCTGTGGAATTAATCTTAAACGTAGCTCCAAGGAGCTGTTCGGAGCACTGGCTACAATTTGTTTCCATTTGGTTAGCAGAAAATAATTGGCCTTGTTCCTCCTCCCAATGCTTTTTTAGAGGATTGGTGTTTAGTTCAAATTTGCTGGCCAGGTGTGCATATAATGTTCTATAGCTCCTGGCAATCTAGGTAACATTTGGAGAAATGAAAGCAGTAAAGAGTCAGGGATAGTGACGACATCAGGGCTAAACGGAGGGGGGACGGCATGTTTCCATTGCATACCTTGTCATTCCTTCGTAATCTCCAGCGTGACCAAAGAGAAAATTGTTTTGGTGACTGAAAACTTACAGATTGTCAGCTGAAAAGTGCCGAAAGCTAGGGGAAAAATGCTGAAATATTTGAGGCGAGGAGACGCTTTCTGGGAAATTTTTCATTATATAGAAAACCTGATTTTCTATTGAAAAAGGGTTTTGGGGGTGCAGCTTGGGAGCAGTCCTGGCTTGTCACTGGAGGTTGATGGAGAAGGTGAAACATCAGCAGGGAACGTGTATGTGGCAGACTGGGTAATACTGGCCCCCAAAGCTGTTTACTCCGGGCAGTGCGATTactgagcttttaaaaaaactaaaaaaagacCTTGTTATGTTACAGCTCATTCAGTGCTGGGTTTTATGGTTTACTGAGGGCTTGTGTTTCTTCAGATAACCAGAGTGTGTGTTTATCTTAGAAGAAGTATCTCATTGTGATAAAATATaaggttttcctttttttatttgaaaaaaggaGCTGATTTTTGCATAAGCTGCTTTCTTAGTGTCATCCACTGTAAGAACCTGCTAATATGGGTTCTTTTGAACTTTTATTGTCAATGCTGGGAATACTTTACAAAGTTTACAGCTAAAGTCATTTTATGGCTCGGGGTCTTTCTGAGCGTTGGTGTTTTTAACCCTGGAGTTGTTGGTCATTGTCTTTATGTTAGAAGAGGGCCTCTGGTTGTACAAGTTGTATAATTTCTTTACAGAACTATTCCTTTGGGCAAAAGTTTAAAAAGCAAGCAGTGTTTTTTTGAGAGAAGTAGACCATATTTTGGTAAAAGGTGTATCTTTGTATTCACTGTTAGCCAAAGAATTAAGAAAGGAGCTTTTCTTCAAAACAATTAGAAGGGAGTTGTATCTACTTTCTCCTCACTCTTGTCttctaggggaaaaaaaggaggggggaccGGATGCTAAATAATTTCTCTCCTTTCAACATTTATTGTCGGTGCTGCAGATAGGACATTCACTGCTTTGTGTAAATCTAAAGCAAGTTGGTGTATTTTCTGAGGGAAGTTGAACATCTTTTGTTAAAAGGAGTATCTTATAAAACACTTTTATGCAAACTGTAACCCTAGATGCTGCATAGCATTGAATAATATGCACCAGTAGATGAAAGACCTGAGACATTGCTGAAAACAGAGGTGTCATGATCCCTAAAGTCCTAATGCAGAGGGCCTGCAGGGAAATGAAAAGGCACAGCTGAAGAAGAAGATGTTGTGGGTTAAGAGGCTTTCTGGAGCTACTTTGCCATGGTCCAGATGTCCCAACAGCCTATCCCTCATGCACAAATAGCCAGCCTCTTAGAATTGATTGGGCAacccccaccttttcatgttttctgtatgtgtatatatacctcCTCACTacatgttccattctgtgcatccaatgaagtgggctgtagcccacgaaagcttatgctcaaataaatttgttagtctctaaggtgccacaagtacttctgttctttttgctgatacacggctgctactctgaaacctgtcatatacCGGTATTTCTTGTGGCTGAAAAACTATAACCTAACCACAAGTATATCATGGGTTCAATCTACTTCTCTTTTGACAACCACCCCCACCCATGAGCTCCATAAAAACACGCTTCACACCGACATTTTAAACTGACATTTTATTTACAACAAGCATCTTCATTTCAATATGTCCTGTTTTGTCCCCAGACCACACTCTAACTTTTATCTTACATATATCCGTCAGTTTGATGATTTCATCTACCGCTCTATCTGTTTCCTCCACCTCTGTCACATTGTCCACCAATGCTGCTATGAAACCTAAATGTTCCTGGATTAAACTGGGTCACTGCAGCTCATATCCCAGTGTAATGATGGTATTTAAAGAATGATTCATACACAAATTATCACAAATTTCTTTAATTTTACAATTCACATCATCTACAGACCAGTTCACATAGTCCAGGCCTGGGGCGGGATCGGAGCTGGTGCCCCGCAGAGAAGAAAGGTCCCATCTCACATTTCCCATCACCACTGACAGCAGAAGGAAATGGATTGAGAGTGGCTGGATCCTAGTGATTTGTTTAACTAACTGCCCTGGTCTGACAGGCAGCTCAGAC encodes:
- the LOC120380379 gene encoding mast cell protease 1A-like, with amino-acid sequence MSLMMQLLILVLLPVAFCLPPGSQAGEIIGGWEAKPHSRPYMAHLEIQHRGKSNICGGVLVSENFVLTAAHCNGDKITVTLGAHNIRERERSQQKISVRHRIPHLQYNDTTLNNDIMLLQLAERAKLNGWVDTIVLPCANERVKAGTMCSVAGWGRTSTESESTSARLREVNVVVMQDAACSRNPNGLYYHYDSSTMMCVGDPKTGKDSWKGDSGGPLVCGKITQGVVSWGPPTPPGVYTRVSTFIPWIRATMRRLQR